The window ACTGAGTGCCTGCAGACTGTTTGCTGCTCTCAAGAGTGACCCTTGTCCTTATCCTTACAGTAGTCCTCCAAAAACATTTGCACCATAATGGTCAGGTTCTTGATTCTGGCCCTCCTGTCTCTGGCTGGTGTGACCCAGACCTCCGCTAGCCCGACCCAGGCCTTTGAGCCCCCTAACACCACGGAGGAGCAGCCTCCCTTAAGTACAGGAAGCCTCTCATTCCCTTGGAGCCACCTCCGTCTTCCGGGGTACATTGTTCCGCTCCACTACCATCTCCTGCTCCACCCTAACCTCACCATGCTCAGCTACAGTGGTACTGTCCGGATAGAGCTCCAGGTTCAAAACAATACCAACTGGGTGGTGCTGCACAGCAAGGGGCTCCATATCACTACAGCAACCATGTTGGACCAGAACCTGGCTCACCTGTCAGACCAGGTAGGCTACTCCCTCAGAACTAAACCGTCATGCTCAGTTTCTAACGATGTCCCACTTTTGTCTTCTCTGACATGTCCGTCTAATTACTACTGCATGTGTGTCTTCAGGTGCTCCCTGTGCTCCACAACCCTACCCATGAGCAGACTGCCATCTTCTCTCCCAGAGTGCTCAGCGGTGGGCAGAAGTACTTCCTGTTTCTGGAGTTTGGGGCGGAGCTAGGAGAAGGCTTCTATGGCTTCTACAGGAGCACCTACAGAACCAGCACCGGAGAGACAcggtacagagtgtgtgtgtgtgagtgtgagtgtgtgtgtacctcactctctctctccatgtgagGGAGAAAGGCTGTGTTGTGCATCACTCCCTAACCAAATGTTTTGTTGTGAAACATCACATGATAAACTCcttgtaatgtctctctctctgctctccactctctctctctgcccacccTATATCTATCTCTCCAGGAACCTGGCCTCCACTCATTTTGAGCCCACCAGTGCTCGGATGGCGTTTCCTTGTTTTGATGAGCCAAGCTTCAAGGCTAACTACTCTATCAGTATCAGGAGGAGCCGGGCACACACCGCCCTGTCCAACATGCCTGTAGTGAGTAAACACACAAAAGCAACATGGTGGCAGGTGGATCATAGTATGTGAGTGTGCAttacaatgtgtgtgtgcgtgtgtgtgtgtttccccttTAGGAGCAGACAGTGGTCCTGGATGATGGTCTAATGGAGGACCGTTTTGCTGTGAGTGTGAGGATGAGCTCCTATCTGGTGGCCTTCATCGTGTGTGACTTCAGATCTGTCAGCGCAACAACTGCCTCAGGGGTCAAGGTAGGTGGGACAggggtgtgtgtgaatgtgtgtgtacagGCGGTATGTGTGATTTCAGAACATCACTGTCATATGTTTCAGGTATCTGTCTATGCTGCTCCTGAGAAATGGCAGCAGACCCGTTATGCTCTGAAGGCTGCAGTCAAACTATTGGAGTTCTATGAGAAATACTTCAACATCAAATACCCACTACCTAAACAAGGTAACtaaacacttcaacatcaaatGCCCACTACCTAAACAAGGTAACTAAATACTTCAACATCAAATACCCACTACCTAAACAAGGTAACTAAATACTTCAACATCAAATACCCACTACCTAAACAAGGTTACTAAATACTTCAACATCAAATACCCACTACCTAAACAAGGTAACtaaacacttcaacatcaaatacCCACTACCTAAACAAGGTAACTAAATACTTCAACATCAAATACCCACTACCTAAACAAGGTAACtaaacacttcaacatcaaatacCCACTACCTAAACAAGGTAACtaaacacttcaacatcaaatacCCACTACCTAAACAAGGTAACtaaacacttcaacatcaaatacCCACTACCTAAACAAGGTAACtaaacacttcaacatcaaatacccactacctaaacaatgtaattgtcacggccgttaaaagaagaggaccaaggtgcagcgtggtgagcgtacattttcttttatttaatcaaaatgacgccgaacaaaacaacaaacactacaaaaacaaaccgtgaagctacaggctatgtgccctaaacaaagtcaacttcccacaaacacaggtgggaaaaagggcagcctaagtatggttctcaatcagagacaacgatagacagctgtccctgattgagaaccctacaaaacatagaaatacaaaacatagaacatagaatacccaccccaactcacgcccttaccaaaccaaaatagagacataaaaaggatctctaaggtcagggcgtgacagtaactaaatatatcaatatcaaatacCCACTACCTAAACAAGGTAACTAAATATATGAATATCAACTACCCACTACCTAAACAAGGTAACTCAATGGTGCTGATGACCAGGGTTCAATAGCAGTTGTTGAAACAAGTAAGGTAATCATTGAAGTTGCTGCCTGCCTTTCTCCCACTCCAGACCTGGTTGCTATCCCAGACTTTCAGGCCGGAGCGATGGAGAACTGGGGTCTGATCACCTTCAGAGAGACCAGCCTGCTCTACGACCCCGCCACCTCCTCAGCCTCCGATAGGGTCTGGGTTACCATGGTGATCGCCCACGAGCTCGCCCACCAGGTGAGAGCCGGACAGAAAGTTGTTCACGGTGTTGAACAGGAAGTAGCAGGTCATGGCAGGAAGTGAACCTTGGTAGTGTGAAGAGGGATTAGGCTTTCGTGTCATAAAGCTCTGCATTCTTCGGGAAGTTTATCCTCACTGGGAGACTAATGGATCTCCTCACAGTGAATGGACCTGAATGAAATGACTGGAACAGATCTCTGTCCTTCTCTTCTGCTGACATCTCTCATTGTCTGTCCTCTCCTGCCTGCCCGTTTGTCTGTCTATCAGTGGTTTGGCAACCTGGTGACCATGGAGTGGTGGAATGACATCTGGCTGAACGAGGGCTTCGCCAGATACATGGAGTACATCTCAGTCAACGCCACATACCCCAAACTCAGAGTGGTAAGATCCTGTTACTCATATGTTGTACACATCCCTACTCCAACTTCACAGTCGTATTAATGATTAGTATGAATGTTTCACATGTCCCTGAGGGATGTTCCTGTTGAAAAGGTGCTCTTTTTATCTCTCAGGAGGATTATCTGGTGGACACCTGCTTCGCTGCGATTGGTCGAGACTCTCTTAACTCCTCCCGCCCCATCTCCAGTGCGGCTGAGAGCCCCACACAGATTGAAGAGATGTTCGACACAGTATCCTACGACAAGGTAGACAAAaacgcacacatgcatgcacgcaaacacgcacacacatcttTTTTCCATCACATTGCTTTTATCAACCCTGTCTTTACTTCAAGGGACGGAGTAAGGATGAGCGTCTAAAGTATTGGATCAGGACCACAGTGTTAATGTACTGTGGTGTTTGTTCCACCAGGGTGCATGTGTCCTGCACATGCTCAGACACTACCTGACTGACCAAGTGTTCCAGAGTGGAATCGTGCGCTACCTTCGCAGGTACAGCTACAGGAACGCTCACAACCAGGACCTGTGGGACAGCCTGGCCAATGTGCGTAGATCGATCAAATTATATAGattttattataaactgggtggttccagccctgaatgctgattggctgacagctgtggtatatcggaccatataccacgggtttgaaaaatatttatttttacttctaattacgttgataaccagtttgtaatagcaataaggctcctcggGGGGTTGTGAtatttggccaatataccatggctaagggctgtatccaggcactccgcgttgcgtcgtgcataagaacagcccttagccgtggtatattggcaacaAACCacccccctcgtgccttattgcttaattgatCCCTCTGTGTAGGATGATTTAGTGTGTAAATGTAAGGTGCTGTGTTGTTGTTCTCAGACGTGTTCAGAAGAGGAGTTCAGCTCTGGAGAACACTGTTACAgcagcaggcaggcagctaaGAACGCAGTAAACACACCTCTCTTTACATAGCAGTGCATTACATTACAATACCAACAGTCAAGTCTCACCACTGATTTAAGAGTGTGatgtttacctgtgtgtgtgtgtgtgtgtgtgtgtgtgtgtgtgtgtgtgtgtgtgtgtgtgtgtgtgtgtgtgtgtgtgtgtgtgtcagtacctGTACGCTGGGGAGCACCTGGACCTGACGACCATGATGAACACCTGGACGCTGCAGACAGGTGTGCCCTTGGTAACGGTTACTAGGCAGGGGTCTCGTCTCCTGCTGAAACAGGAGAGGTTCCTGAGGACCGCACATCCTTCTGATCCAGCATGGCCCAGCCTGCAGCAggggtaaacacacacaccacacacacaaacacacacacattctctgggATTCTCATGTGCAGTGAGGTCATATTCCTGCGcctcatccctcccctctctgatctctctgtgTTAGGTTCCTGTGGCACATCCCTCTGACATACAGGACTGACACCTCAACAAGTATCCACAGACACCTAATGACCACCCTCACAGGTAAGACACCTAATGAACACACTCACAGGTAAGACACCTATTGATCACACTCACAGGTAATACACCTAATGACCACACTCACAGGTAAGACACCTAATAACAACATTCACAGGGAAGACACCTAATGACCACATTCACAGGGAAGACACCT is drawn from Salvelinus fontinalis isolate EN_2023a chromosome 4, ASM2944872v1, whole genome shotgun sequence and contains these coding sequences:
- the erap2 gene encoding endoplasmic reticulum aminopeptidase 2 codes for the protein MVRFLILALLSLAGVTQTSASPTQAFEPPNTTEEQPPLSTGSLSFPWSHLRLPGYIVPLHYHLLLHPNLTMLSYSGTVRIELQVQNNTNWVVLHSKGLHITTATMLDQNLAHLSDQVLPVLHNPTHEQTAIFSPRVLSGGQKYFLFLEFGAELGEGFYGFYRSTYRTSTGETRNLASTHFEPTSARMAFPCFDEPSFKANYSISIRRSRAHTALSNMPVEQTVVLDDGLMEDRFAVSVRMSSYLVAFIVCDFRSVSATTASGVKVSVYAAPEKWQQTRYALKAAVKLLEFYEKYFNIKYPLPKQDLVAIPDFQAGAMENWGLITFRETSLLYDPATSSASDRVWVTMVIAHELAHQWFGNLVTMEWWNDIWLNEGFARYMEYISVNATYPKLRVEDYLVDTCFAAIGRDSLNSSRPISSAAESPTQIEEMFDTVSYDKGACVLHMLRHYLTDQVFQSGIVRYLRRYSYRNAHNQDLWDSLANTCSEEEFSSGEHCYSSRQAAKNAYLYAGEHLDLTTMMNTWTLQTGVPLVTVTRQGSRLLLKQERFLRTAHPSDPAWPSLQQGFLWHIPLTYRTDTSTSIHRHLMTTLTDSVDVGEEVGWVKVNVDMAGYYLVHYDGSGWDNLIQLLKDNHTALTFMDRTHLIHNAFQLTTAGRLSLDKALNLIGYLRSESHTVPLLEGLGYLEAFYRMVERRDIPDVTQNLRTYILWYFRDVIDRQTWSDKGSVSERRLRSKLLSLACHLGDLPCLKQARRSFTHWLDSNSTHNLPADVAETVYSVGAQEDTGWASLLQTYTHSLSETHKRKILSALASSRDTNKLTRLLELGLEGEVIRTQDLDSLIAMVARNPRGHHLAWSYVQKYWSTLVDKFQLGSFSIRHIIIGTTAQFSSTEELTEVRVFFKSIHEQASQLRVTEVAMDNIQKNILWLQRNLGTLRSWLDQQID